The Bacteroidales bacterium genome includes the window CCAAACTTATCAAATAACTGATGATTATACTTCTTTTTAATACAAACATTAATATTTGAAGTTATTTATGAAGTTATCAGGTAAATTCATTAATACAGCACAAAAATATAATAAAATATGTACAATTATAAATTTGTTTAATTTGCTGTTTAGAATAAAACACCAACTTTTCTTATGAAATTTTACAGTCGCGGATAATATAAGCCATAGAAATTTTAAAAAGAATTCAGGGTCAGATAAATTTTCTAAAAAAAATCCCGAAACATCAATGTTTCGGGATTTTTTATTCTCTGCTTAATATCTAATATCTAATATCTTGCAGAAGTATTTTCTTGAATCCAGCAATTTACTTTATATATATTTCCTTCATAAATTAATTTCATAAATCCGATTTCTTTATTCGGGAACTTCTTTTTATATTTAATAATAAGTTCGTTTGCCTCTTTTTCACAAGCAGGATCAACATTTTTTGCTTTTATGAGTTTATCAACTGCAACCCAATAAACAGCAGCTTTTTCAAAATCTTCAGTTCCGCATGATGCATAACTGCCGGCATATAATCTTGCAATAAGAATATACGGCTTGCCAAAGTTTCCTTTGTATTCAATTGCCTTACGAGCCAATGATCTTGATTCGAGGTAATTATTTTTTAAGTATGAAATATAAGCAGCATTGCAATAAAATTCTGCTTTTTTATTTGGATCTTGCTCTTTTTCATATGCCTCTTTAAAAAACTTTAAAGCTTCGGTGTATTTTCTCTCTTTTAAGTATAATGCACCAATTAGAGCAGCAGTATTTGCTGACGGGTTTAATGAATATAATTCTATTAGAACTTCACGGTAAAACGGATTATTGGTACATTCTTTCCAAGATAAAATTCCGGATACTTTTTTCAACCATACAGTATCAGTTTTATTCTTATTGAAGTTATCTTTAAAAGCAGGAATCAAATACTCACATTTAGCAGGTTCAGAAGATGCAAATTTTTTATTAATGTATTCCGAAACTTTTATGTTATTGGCAATAAATATTTCCCAATTCTCAATATTTTTAATGGTCGGGTTGGTTTTATTCTTCTCTTTATCAATTAAGTCTGAATATTTTTTAGTGCTTCCTTTTAATACTTCAATTGAAACAATGTAATTATTTACAAATTCTTCCGGTTCAATTCTTCTTCCGTTTATCATATCAGTGTTTGCATCAAAGAAATCTTTAACAACATTACATGAAGAACTTTCTTGTTGAATTTCAATTGATTCTTTCAGCAACTTATAAGCCTCGTTTAAAGCACTTTCTTTTCTGTATTTATATAGATAACTGCCTTTTTTGCCATTTGAATAGCCGGTTCCGTATTTTTTATTATTGCCCAAATATTTTATCCTTTGATCATATAGCAATAACAATGTATCAATATAAAATTCTTTATTATCTCCTACGGACTCTTTAATTTTTTGACAAACTAAAAAATCTCCCTTTGAATATGCATTATTAAATTTTGGATAATACTTAAACATTTCTCTCCAATATATAAATGCTGCATCATTATCTTTTCTTTCAATACAATGCTTTAAGTTAGAATATGTTTTTAAACAATCCTCTTTACCAATTCCAAATTCATCATTCTCGCCTAAAAATATCTTCATTTCTTCAGAATATTTCTTTAACATATTTTCAAGATCATCAACTTGATTTTCTTTATCAATGCTTTTTAACTCTTTATCTGTAAAAATGTTTCCTTCGGTTAAA containing:
- a CDS encoding tetratricopeptide repeat protein; translated protein: MKRLLFIIIAALIAFNLSAQEQTEEIFKSKYAVLLNEFNPNGSKKVNDANIEQFREQYKRLQEGLKEIEMFEYNVLTEGNIFTDKELKSIDKENQVDDLENMLKKYSEEMKIFLGENDEFGIGKEDCLKTYSNLKHCIERKDNDAAFIYWREMFKYYPKFNNAYSKGDFLVCQKIKESVGDNKEFYIDTLLLLYDQRIKYLGNNKKYGTGYSNGKKGSYLYKYRKESALNEAYKLLKESIEIQQESSSCNVVKDFFDANTDMINGRRIEPEEFVNNYIVSIEVLKGSTKKYSDLIDKEKNKTNPTIKNIENWEIFIANNIKVSEYINKKFASSEPAKCEYLIPAFKDNFNKNKTDTVWLKKVSGILSWKECTNNPFYREVLIELYSLNPSANTAALIGALYLKERKYTEALKFFKEAYEKEQDPNKKAEFYCNAAYISYLKNNYLESRSLARKAIEYKGNFGKPYILIARLYAGSYASCGTEDFEKAAVYWVAVDKLIKAKNVDPACEKEANELIIKYKKKFPNKEIGFMKLIYEGNIYKVNCWIQENTSARY